One window from the genome of Streptomyces sp. NBC_01476 encodes:
- a CDS encoding nucleopolyhedrovirus P10 family protein, translated as MTMDRLTRTVREQVALGRLLPLGGPDDPVWITENAAVLALRGAADGMRGVRLRDVDVVLVDAGGAPSVPPAAPVGALPHLPVRIEAEFDAAADEPLPVTAERLRDVLWEAAGPRLGLVVAAVDLQVSGLLDDGPPAPGGPLEGRVLDPEPEPGPALVEPGSAEAVAAAARAVPGVRRLTRRLAGLGPGIRVRDDTAEGRSPSRHVQAQIATGPGHLPLAVARAVAVAIADAAAPGAPGPVTSAVVVTDVG; from the coding sequence ATGACCATGGACCGACTGACCCGCACCGTACGGGAGCAGGTTGCCCTGGGCCGGCTTCTTCCGCTCGGCGGGCCCGACGACCCGGTGTGGATCACCGAGAACGCCGCCGTGCTGGCGCTGCGCGGTGCCGCCGACGGGATGCGCGGGGTACGGCTGCGGGATGTCGATGTGGTGCTGGTCGACGCCGGCGGCGCGCCCAGCGTACCGCCCGCCGCTCCGGTGGGCGCGCTGCCGCATCTGCCGGTGCGCATCGAGGCGGAGTTCGACGCGGCGGCCGACGAACCGCTGCCGGTGACCGCCGAGCGGCTGCGCGATGTGCTGTGGGAGGCGGCCGGGCCCCGGCTCGGCCTGGTGGTGGCCGCGGTGGACCTCCAGGTGTCCGGGCTGCTGGACGACGGGCCGCCGGCGCCGGGCGGCCCGCTGGAGGGCAGGGTGCTCGACCCGGAGCCGGAGCCCGGCCCGGCGCTGGTCGAACCCGGCAGCGCGGAGGCCGTCGCCGCTGCCGCCCGCGCGGTGCCCGGGGTGCGGCGCCTGACCCGCCGGCTGGCCGGCCTCGGCCCGGGCATCCGGGTGCGTGACGACACCGCCGAGGGCCGGTCCCCGTCCCGCCACGTCCAGGCCCAGATCGCCACCGGCCCCGGGCACCTGCCGCTGGCCGTCGCCCGCGCGGTGGCCGTCGCGATCGCCGACGCGGCGGCGCCCGGTGCGCCGGGCCCGGTGACGTCGGCGGTGGTGGTCACGGACGTGGGCTGA
- a CDS encoding enoyl-CoA hydratase/isomerase family protein yields the protein MPEENTLLERDGVRLTVDDAVATVTLCHPAKRNAQTPALWRALTEAGRLVPGQVRVVVLRGEGASFSAGLDRQAFTPEGFDGEPSFLDLARGSDAELDAAISQYQEAFTWWRRTDLITVAAVQGHAIGAGFQLALACDLRICADDAQFAMRETSLGLVPDLTGTKPLVALVGYGRALEICATGRYVHAPEAERIGLANLVVPAADLDAAVADLAAALLAPPRDAVNETKALLRSAVTTPEAAQYAAERAAQGRRLRDLAGVGE from the coding sequence ATGCCCGAAGAGAACACCCTGCTCGAACGTGACGGGGTCCGGCTCACCGTCGATGACGCTGTCGCGACGGTGACCTTGTGCCATCCGGCCAAGCGCAACGCGCAGACGCCCGCCCTGTGGCGGGCGTTGACCGAAGCGGGGCGGCTGGTGCCGGGGCAGGTGCGCGTTGTGGTGCTGCGCGGCGAAGGCGCGTCCTTCTCCGCGGGGCTCGACCGGCAGGCGTTCACGCCCGAGGGCTTCGACGGCGAGCCCTCGTTCCTGGACCTCGCGCGCGGCTCCGACGCGGAGCTCGACGCGGCCATCTCCCAGTACCAGGAGGCCTTCACCTGGTGGCGGCGCACCGATCTGATCACGGTCGCCGCTGTCCAGGGACACGCGATCGGTGCCGGCTTCCAGCTCGCGCTCGCCTGCGACCTGCGGATCTGCGCCGACGACGCGCAGTTCGCCATGCGGGAGACCAGTCTCGGCCTGGTCCCCGACCTCACCGGCACCAAGCCGCTCGTCGCGCTGGTCGGCTACGGACGCGCGCTGGAGATCTGCGCGACCGGCCGCTACGTGCACGCCCCCGAGGCCGAACGGATCGGCCTGGCCAACCTCGTGGTCCCCGCCGCCGACCTCGACGCGGCCGTCGCCGACCTGGCCGCCGCCCTCCTGGCGCCCCCGCGTGACGCGGTCAACGAGACCAAGGCGCTGCTCCGTTCCGCCGTGACGACGCCCGAGGCCGCCCAGTACGCCGCCGAGCGCGCGGCCCAGGGCCGCCGGCTGCGGGACCTGGCCGGGGTGGGGGAGTAG
- a CDS encoding helix-turn-helix domain-containing protein — protein sequence MAETLKKGSRVTGAAREKLAADLKKKYDSGASIRALAEETGRSYGFVHRMLSESGVTLRGRGGATRGKKATAA from the coding sequence GTGGCCGAGACTCTGAAGAAGGGCAGCCGGGTAACCGGCGCCGCGCGCGAGAAGCTCGCGGCAGACCTGAAGAAGAAGTACGACTCCGGCGCGAGTATCCGGGCGCTGGCCGAAGAGACCGGCCGCTCCTATGGATTCGTGCACCGGATGCTCAGCGAGTCCGGCGTGACCCTGCGTGGTCGCGGCGGGGCGACACGGGGCAAGAAGGCCACCGCGGCCTGA
- a CDS encoding ABC-F family ATP-binding cassette domain-containing protein produces the protein MITATGIELRAGARVLIESASFRVAKGDRIGLVGRNGAGKTTLTKVLAGEGQPAAGSVTRSGEVGYLPQDPRTGDLETLASDRILSARDLDTVLRKMRENEERMANGKGATRENAMKKYSRLETEFLTKGGYAAEAEAATIAAALGLPDRVLGQQLHTLSGGQRRRVELARILFSDADTLLLDEPTNHLDADSIAWLRDYLKSYRGGFIVISHDVALIETVVNKVFYLDANRSQIDVYNMGWKLYQQQREADEKRRKRERANAEKKAAALNTQADKMRAKATKTVAAQNMARRAEKLLSGLEAVRASDKVAKLRFPDPAPCGKTPLMASGLSKSYGSLEIFTDVDLAIDRGSRVVILGLNGAGKTTLLRLLAGVEKPDTGEVTPGHGLKLGYYAQEHETLDPQRTVLENMRSAAPDTDLVEIRKILGSFLFSGDDVDKPAGVLSGGEKTRLALASLVCSSANVLLLDEPTNNLDPASREEILSALHSFTGAVVLVTHDEGAVEALQPERIILLPDGVEDLWGQDYVDLVALA, from the coding sequence GTGATCACTGCCACCGGTATCGAGTTGCGCGCCGGCGCCCGCGTCCTCATCGAGTCCGCCTCCTTCCGTGTCGCCAAGGGCGACCGCATCGGCCTGGTCGGCCGCAACGGAGCCGGCAAGACCACCCTCACCAAGGTGCTGGCCGGCGAGGGCCAGCCCGCCGCCGGCAGCGTCACCCGCAGTGGTGAGGTCGGCTACCTGCCGCAGGACCCGCGCACCGGCGACCTGGAGACCCTCGCCAGCGACCGCATCCTGTCCGCCCGCGACCTCGACACCGTGCTGCGCAAGATGCGGGAGAACGAGGAGCGGATGGCCAATGGAAAAGGCGCCACCCGGGAAAACGCGATGAAGAAATACTCGCGTCTGGAAACGGAATTCCTCACCAAGGGCGGTTACGCCGCCGAGGCCGAGGCCGCCACCATCGCCGCCGCGCTGGGCCTGCCCGACCGGGTGCTCGGCCAGCAGCTGCACACCCTCTCCGGTGGTCAGCGGCGCCGCGTGGAGCTGGCCCGGATCCTCTTCTCGGACGCCGACACCCTGCTGCTCGACGAGCCGACCAACCACCTGGACGCCGACTCCATCGCCTGGCTGCGCGACTACCTGAAGTCGTACCGCGGCGGATTCATCGTCATCTCCCACGATGTCGCGCTCATCGAGACGGTCGTCAACAAGGTCTTCTATCTCGACGCCAACCGTTCGCAGATCGACGTCTACAACATGGGCTGGAAGCTTTACCAGCAGCAGCGGGAAGCCGACGAGAAGCGCCGCAAGCGGGAACGCGCCAACGCCGAGAAGAAGGCCGCCGCGCTGAATACGCAGGCCGACAAGATGCGTGCGAAGGCCACCAAGACGGTCGCCGCGCAGAACATGGCCCGCCGCGCCGAGAAGCTGCTCTCCGGGCTCGAAGCGGTCCGCGCCTCCGACAAGGTCGCCAAGCTGCGCTTCCCGGACCCGGCGCCCTGCGGCAAGACCCCGCTGATGGCCTCGGGCCTGTCCAAGTCGTACGGCTCGCTGGAGATCTTCACCGACGTCGACCTGGCGATCGACCGCGGCTCCCGGGTGGTCATCCTCGGCCTCAACGGCGCCGGCAAGACCACCTTGCTGCGGCTGCTGGCCGGGGTGGAGAAGCCCGACACCGGTGAGGTGACCCCCGGCCACGGTCTCAAGCTCGGCTACTACGCGCAGGAGCACGAGACGCTCGACCCGCAGCGGACGGTGCTGGAGAACATGCGCTCCGCCGCCCCGGACACCGATCTGGTGGAGATCCGGAAGATCCTCGGCTCCTTCCTCTTCTCCGGCGACGACGTGGACAAGCCCGCGGGGGTCCTCTCCGGCGGTGAGAAGACCCGGCTGGCGCTCGCCTCACTCGTCTGCTCCAGTGCGAACGTGCTGCTGCTCGACGAGCCCACCAACAACCTCGACCCGGCCAGCCGTGAGGAGATCCTCAGCGCCCTGCACTCCTTCACCGGCGCGGTGGTGCTGGTGACCCACGACGAGGGCGCGGTCGAGGCGCTGCAGCCGGAGCGGATCATCCTGCTCCCCGACGGCGTGGAGGACCTGTGGGGACAGGACTACGTCGACCTGGTGGCGCTGGCCTGA
- a CDS encoding VOC family protein, translating to MTNKLSVYPTLRYQDARAAITMLKDAFGFTEVAVYENEDGTVAHAELAYGNGMVMLGTARAEGRFGELARDLGPVSVYVAVEDADVHHARAVSYGVKVVMPLTDQEYGSRDYIVRDAEGNLWTFGTYAPELPGQNS from the coding sequence ATGACGAACAAGCTCAGCGTGTACCCCACTCTGCGGTATCAGGACGCCAGAGCCGCCATCACGATGCTGAAGGACGCGTTCGGCTTCACCGAGGTCGCGGTGTACGAGAACGAGGACGGCACCGTCGCGCACGCCGAACTCGCCTACGGCAACGGGATGGTGATGCTCGGCACGGCCCGCGCCGAGGGCCGGTTCGGTGAGCTGGCCAGGGACCTGGGACCGGTCTCGGTGTACGTGGCGGTCGAGGACGCGGACGTGCACCACGCCCGTGCGGTGTCGTACGGCGTGAAGGTCGTGATGCCGCTCACCGACCAGGAGTACGGCTCACGGGACTACATCGTGCGGGACGCGGAGGGGAACCTGTGGACCTTCGGCACCTATGCGCCGGAGCTGCCCGGACAGAACAGCTAA
- a CDS encoding alpha/beta hydrolase yields MRLRNVAAVAAIALVGAGTAALAAGRYGSAFALKPSVAGPAPGGLIRVRSIGRDQVVLDRTEASARPGVYGLTGIGVHATVGRVVDGDAHTVTRRLLRVDKGALGRDTFVRITPQVYTGDPGSALALEYTEVQVTGELGPLPAWFVPATRTTWVIAVHGVGFTREATLNMVPTLHRLGLPVLVVSYRNDPGAPASPDRLGHLGDTEWRDLDAAMRYAVDHGAGRIVLYGWSTGATMALRASQQSPVRDRVAGLVLDSPVLDWRSTVKAAVTQHRLPAALTPLAVRAAEGRTGLRATHHAEATDPGKLTVPTLLVHGPDDTFASWDATRELAARRPDVVSLHRVPDAPHTAMWNVDPHGYEETLRRFLTPLM; encoded by the coding sequence ATGCGCCTACGAAACGTGGCAGCCGTGGCTGCGATCGCCCTGGTGGGTGCCGGTACGGCCGCTCTGGCGGCGGGCCGGTACGGGTCGGCGTTCGCCCTCAAACCGTCGGTCGCCGGGCCCGCCCCCGGGGGCCTGATCCGGGTCCGCTCCATCGGCCGCGACCAGGTGGTCCTGGACCGCACCGAGGCGTCCGCGAGGCCCGGTGTGTACGGACTGACCGGGATCGGCGTGCACGCCACCGTCGGCCGGGTGGTCGACGGGGACGCCCACACGGTGACCCGGCGGCTGCTGCGGGTCGACAAGGGCGCGCTCGGCCGCGACACCTTCGTCCGGATCACCCCACAGGTCTATACCGGTGACCCGGGCAGCGCCCTCGCGCTGGAGTACACCGAGGTCCAGGTGACGGGCGAACTCGGGCCGCTGCCCGCCTGGTTCGTGCCCGCCACCCGCACCACCTGGGTGATCGCCGTGCACGGAGTGGGGTTCACCCGCGAGGCCACCTTGAACATGGTGCCCACCCTGCACCGCCTCGGCCTCCCCGTCCTGGTCGTCAGCTACCGCAACGACCCCGGCGCCCCCGCCTCTCCCGACCGGCTCGGCCACCTCGGCGACACCGAGTGGCGCGACCTGGACGCGGCCATGCGGTACGCCGTGGACCACGGCGCCGGCCGGATCGTGCTCTACGGCTGGTCCACCGGCGCCACCATGGCGCTGCGCGCCTCCCAGCAGTCGCCGGTACGGGACCGGGTCGCCGGGCTCGTACTGGACTCGCCGGTGCTCGACTGGCGGTCGACGGTGAAGGCCGCGGTCACCCAGCACCGGCTGCCCGCCGCGCTGACCCCGCTCGCCGTACGCGCCGCCGAGGGCCGTACCGGACTGCGGGCCACCCACCACGCCGAGGCCACGGACCCCGGAAAACTGACCGTGCCCACCCTCCTCGTGCACGGCCCGGACGACACCTTCGCCTCCTGGGACGCGACCCGGGAACTCGCCGCGCGGCGGCCCGACGTGGTCTCCCTGCACCGGGTCCCCGACGCCCCGCACACCGCGATGTGGAATGTCGACCCGCACGGCTACGAGGAGACCCTGCGGCGCTTTTTGACCCCGCTCATGTGA
- a CDS encoding class II aldolase/adducin family protein: MNGAITPDGRHRAPWCTGAAAHNASAAASETNHDGRARWPTVQDAVEQTWSDLLATARRSVADGLVVGTSGNVSARVGDLVLITPSGVPYDRLGPGEVVAVGLDGRQLRGTLTPSSELPMHLAVYRETPARAIVHTHAPHATAVSTLVDKLPNVHYMAAVMGGQIQVARYELYGTEELARSVLKALRDRTGCLMRNHGTLVYGDSLGQAYDHTAQLEWMCRVWLMARSATDTGSPRTLSHRDMTRVAAKLKGYGQR, encoded by the coding sequence ATGAACGGTGCGATAACGCCGGACGGCCGCCACCGGGCGCCGTGGTGTACGGGGGCCGCCGCGCATAATGCCTCTGCGGCAGCGAGCGAGACGAACCACGACGGACGAGCGAGGTGGCCGACGGTGCAGGACGCGGTGGAACAGACCTGGTCGGACCTGCTGGCCACGGCCCGGCGCAGCGTCGCCGACGGGCTGGTGGTCGGCACCTCGGGCAATGTGTCGGCCCGGGTCGGCGACCTGGTGCTGATCACCCCGAGCGGGGTGCCGTACGACCGGCTGGGTCCCGGGGAGGTGGTGGCGGTCGGCCTCGACGGGCGGCAGCTGCGCGGGACGCTCACCCCCAGCAGCGAGCTGCCGATGCACCTGGCCGTATACCGCGAGACCCCGGCCCGCGCGATCGTGCACACCCACGCGCCCCACGCCACCGCCGTGTCCACCCTCGTCGACAAGCTGCCCAACGTCCATTACATGGCCGCGGTGATGGGTGGTCAGATCCAGGTGGCGCGCTACGAGCTGTACGGCACCGAGGAGTTGGCCCGCTCGGTGCTCAAGGCGCTGCGGGACCGCACCGGTTGCCTGATGCGCAATCACGGCACCCTGGTGTACGGCGACAGCCTCGGCCAGGCCTACGACCACACCGCCCAGCTGGAGTGGATGTGCCGGGTCTGGCTGATGGCCAGGTCCGCCACCGACACCGGCTCCCCGCGCACCCTCTCGCACCGGGACATGACCAGGGTCGCCGCCAAGCTCAAGGGCTACGGGCAGCGCTGA
- a CDS encoding inorganic phosphate transporter, which produces MEHITLLIGIVIVTALVFDFTNGFHDTANAMATTISTGAMGPRVAVGMSAVLNLVGAFLSVEVAKTISGGIVDESAGIRPEVIFAGLVGAILWNLLTWLAGLPSSSSHALFGGLIGATLVSVGTHGVNGDAVVMKVLIPAVAAPVVAGLAAMLATRLSYRLGRRADPGATAKGYRAGQIASAALVSLAHGTNDAQKTMGVITLALITGGAIAPDSDPPLWVIVTAGSAIALGTYLGGWRIIRTMGRGLTDIEPQQGFSAQTGAAVTILTSSHLGFALSTTQVCSGAVLGAGVGRRGSVVRWGTAGRMVVAWGLTLPAAGLVAAGAALLADRGNWGIAAVAVIGLAGCAAVWAASRRRPVTYANVNDVAATEPARLPVAPTAAAPLPAAGSAAIAAVIPPPATPTTTPTTA; this is translated from the coding sequence ATGGAACACATCACGCTCCTGATCGGAATCGTGATCGTCACCGCACTCGTGTTCGACTTCACGAACGGTTTCCACGACACCGCGAACGCGATGGCCACCACCATCTCGACCGGTGCCATGGGGCCCCGGGTCGCGGTGGGCATGTCCGCGGTCCTCAACCTGGTCGGTGCCTTCCTCTCGGTCGAGGTCGCCAAGACGATCTCCGGCGGCATCGTGGACGAGTCGGCCGGCATCAGACCCGAGGTGATCTTCGCCGGGCTGGTCGGGGCGATCCTGTGGAATCTGCTGACCTGGCTGGCCGGCCTGCCGTCCAGTTCCTCGCACGCCCTCTTCGGCGGCCTGATCGGCGCCACCCTCGTCTCCGTCGGCACCCACGGGGTGAACGGCGACGCGGTCGTCATGAAGGTGCTGATCCCGGCGGTGGCGGCGCCCGTCGTGGCCGGTCTGGCCGCGATGCTCGCCACCCGTCTCAGCTACCGGCTCGGCCGCAGGGCCGACCCCGGGGCGACCGCCAAGGGGTACCGGGCCGGGCAGATCGCCTCCGCCGCCCTGGTCTCGCTCGCCCACGGCACCAATGACGCGCAGAAGACCATGGGTGTCATCACCCTGGCACTGATCACCGGCGGCGCCATCGCCCCGGACTCCGACCCGCCGCTGTGGGTCATCGTCACCGCGGGCAGCGCGATAGCGCTGGGCACCTATCTCGGCGGCTGGCGGATCATCCGCACCATGGGCCGCGGGCTCACCGACATCGAACCGCAGCAGGGCTTCAGCGCGCAGACCGGCGCGGCCGTCACCATCCTCACCTCCTCCCACCTCGGGTTCGCCCTGTCCACCACCCAGGTCTGCTCGGGCGCGGTGCTCGGCGCGGGCGTGGGGCGGCGCGGGTCGGTGGTGCGCTGGGGCACCGCAGGCCGGATGGTCGTGGCCTGGGGCCTCACCCTGCCCGCCGCGGGACTGGTCGCCGCGGGGGCCGCGCTGCTGGCGGACCGCGGGAACTGGGGTATCGCCGCGGTCGCGGTGATCGGCCTGGCGGGCTGCGCGGCGGTGTGGGCGGCGTCCAGGCGCCGGCCGGTCACCTACGCGAACGTCAATGACGTGGCGGCCACGGAGCCCGCGCGGCTTCCGGTGGCGCCCACCGCCGCCGCCCCGCTGCCGGCCGCCGGGTCCGCGGCGATCGCGGCGGTCATCCCGCCGCCGGCCACCCCCACCACCACGCCGACCACGGCCTGA
- a CDS encoding cobalamin biosynthesis protein, whose amino-acid sequence MRADRVFAYGATLGFLGDLVAGDPRRGHPVAGFGRAAGALERRMWRDDRGSGAAFAALSFGGALGCAALAGRALRGSPVLSAGLTALTTWSVLGGTSLAREARLVAAALEAGDLAAARRRLPHLCGRDPQGLDADGIARAVVESVAENTSDAVVGALVWGALGGVPGLVGFRAANTLDAMVGHKSPRHLRFGWAAARLDDVLGYPGARLTACLAVLAGGAPRAALRTWRQDARRHPSPNAGPVEAAFAGALRLRLGGTLSYAGRTEHRPVMGACFSPPGPPDIERAVRLSRRVNALALAVCVAASAVAGRRRSGRPGFAAVPARPRQRGGIR is encoded by the coding sequence ATGCGTGCCGATCGCGTGTTCGCGTACGGTGCCACGCTCGGCTTTCTCGGCGATCTCGTCGCGGGCGACCCGCGCCGCGGCCACCCGGTCGCGGGGTTCGGCCGGGCGGCGGGCGCGCTGGAGCGCCGGATGTGGCGGGACGACCGCGGCAGCGGCGCGGCCTTCGCCGCGCTGAGCTTCGGCGGGGCGCTGGGCTGCGCCGCGCTCGCCGGGCGGGCGCTGCGCGGCTCCCCTGTGCTGTCGGCCGGGCTCACCGCGCTCACCACCTGGTCGGTGCTGGGCGGTACGTCGCTGGCCCGCGAGGCGCGGCTGGTGGCGGCGGCGCTGGAGGCGGGGGATCTCGCGGCGGCCCGGCGGCGGCTTCCGCATCTGTGCGGACGGGACCCGCAGGGGCTGGACGCCGACGGGATCGCCCGGGCGGTGGTCGAGTCGGTCGCCGAGAACACCTCGGACGCCGTGGTGGGGGCGCTGGTCTGGGGCGCCCTCGGCGGGGTGCCGGGACTGGTGGGCTTCCGCGCGGCCAACACCCTGGACGCCATGGTCGGCCACAAATCCCCCCGCCATCTGCGCTTCGGCTGGGCCGCGGCCCGCCTCGACGACGTGCTGGGCTACCCGGGGGCCCGCCTCACCGCCTGCCTCGCGGTGCTGGCCGGGGGCGCGCCCCGCGCCGCGCTGCGCACCTGGCGGCAGGACGCCCGCCGCCATCCCAGCCCCAACGCGGGCCCGGTGGAAGCCGCGTTCGCCGGCGCCCTCCGGCTCCGCCTGGGCGGCACCCTGTCCTACGCGGGCCGCACCGAGCACCGCCCGGTCATGGGGGCCTGCTTCTCCCCGCCCGGCCCGCCGGACATCGAACGCGCCGTCCGCCTGTCCCGGCGGGTCAACGCCCTTGCCCTGGCCGTCTGCGTCGCCGCCTCCGCGGTCGCCGGCCGCCGCAGGTCCGGCCGGCCGGGGTTCGCCGCCGTGCCGGCACGGCCGCGGCAGCGAGGGGGCATCCGGTGA
- a CDS encoding cobyric acid synthase translates to MKGLLIAGTTSDAGKSVLTAGICRYLVRQGVRVAPFKGQNMSLNSFVTKEGAEIGRAQAMQARAARVEPTALMNPVLLKPGSDRSSQVIVLGTAVGELSARGYHGGRQAELLDTVVGCLEELGAAYDAVICEGAGSPTEINLRRTDIVNMALARRAHLPTLVVGDIDRGGVFASFFGTTALLSPADQALICGYVVNKFRGDPALLQPGLDMLRGLTGRPTLGVLPYTHGLGIDEEDGLRVSLRGAVRASVVAAPHGQDLLRVAVAAVPLMSNFTDVDALAAEPGVVVRFVDRPQELADADLVVLPGTRGTVRALEWLHARGLADAIRRRAAEGRPVLGVCGGFQMLAERIDDDVESRAGTVPGLGLLPVRVRFAAGKTLARPVGSAYGEPVAGYEIHHGVAELLGGGEEFLDGCRVGAVWGTHWHGSLESDAFRRAFLREVAAVAGRRFVPAPDTSFEALREAQLDLLGDLVEEHMDTAALLRLIEDGAPAGLPFIAPGAP, encoded by the coding sequence GTGAAGGGACTGCTGATCGCCGGTACGACCAGTGACGCCGGCAAGAGCGTGCTCACCGCGGGGATCTGCCGCTACCTGGTCCGCCAGGGCGTGCGGGTCGCCCCGTTCAAGGGCCAGAACATGTCGCTGAACTCCTTCGTGACGAAGGAGGGCGCCGAGATCGGCCGGGCGCAGGCCATGCAGGCGCGGGCCGCCCGGGTGGAACCCACCGCGCTGATGAACCCGGTGCTGCTCAAGCCCGGCAGCGACCGGAGCAGCCAGGTGATCGTGCTGGGCACGGCGGTCGGCGAGCTGAGCGCCCGCGGCTACCACGGCGGCCGGCAGGCCGAGTTGCTCGACACCGTGGTGGGGTGCCTGGAGGAGCTGGGGGCCGCCTACGACGCCGTGATCTGCGAGGGCGCCGGCAGCCCCACCGAGATCAATCTGCGCCGCACCGACATCGTCAACATGGCCCTGGCCCGCCGCGCCCACCTGCCCACCCTGGTGGTGGGCGACATCGACCGGGGCGGGGTCTTCGCCTCCTTCTTCGGCACCACCGCCCTGCTCTCCCCCGCCGACCAGGCCCTGATCTGCGGCTATGTCGTCAACAAATTCCGCGGCGACCCGGCCCTGCTCCAGCCCGGCCTCGACATGCTGCGGGGGCTCACCGGCCGCCCCACCCTCGGCGTGCTGCCGTACACCCACGGGCTCGGCATCGACGAGGAGGACGGCCTGCGGGTGTCGCTGCGCGGCGCCGTCCGCGCGTCGGTGGTGGCTGCCCCGCACGGCCAGGACCTGCTGCGAGTCGCGGTCGCCGCGGTCCCCCTGATGTCCAACTTCACCGACGTGGATGCCCTCGCCGCGGAACCGGGCGTCGTCGTCCGGTTCGTGGACCGCCCGCAGGAGCTGGCGGACGCCGACCTGGTGGTGCTGCCCGGCACCCGCGGCACTGTCCGCGCGCTGGAATGGCTGCACGCCCGGGGCCTCGCCGACGCGATCCGGCGGCGTGCCGCGGAGGGCCGCCCGGTGCTCGGGGTGTGCGGCGGCTTCCAGATGCTCGCCGAACGCATCGACGACGACGTGGAGTCGAGGGCGGGTACGGTCCCGGGCCTCGGACTGCTGCCGGTGCGGGTCAGGTTCGCGGCCGGCAAGACGCTGGCCCGGCCGGTGGGCAGCGCCTACGGCGAGCCGGTGGCGGGTTACGAGATCCACCACGGGGTGGCCGAACTGCTCGGTGGCGGCGAGGAGTTCCTGGACGGCTGCCGGGTCGGCGCGGTCTGGGGCACGCACTGGCACGGTTCGCTGGAGAGCGACGCCTTCCGCCGGGCGTTCCTGCGCGAGGTGGCGGCGGTCGCCGGCCGGCGGTTCGTACCGGCGCCGGACACGTCCTTCGAGGCGCTGCGCGAGGCGCAGCTGGACCTGCTCGGCGACCTGGTCGAGGAGCACATGGACACCGCCGCACTGCTGCGGCTCATCGAGGACGGCGCGCCCGCCGGCCTCCCCTTCATCGCACCGGGGGCACCATGA